From the genome of Vigna angularis cultivar LongXiaoDou No.4 chromosome 11, ASM1680809v1, whole genome shotgun sequence, one region includes:
- the LOC108332844 gene encoding uncharacterized protein LOC108332844 produces MSSNHDCSSCSWGSCRGGSSRGLVGRQICHCGEAAVLRVAKTVKNEGKQFWGCPNYKRTRNEELQGCNFFKWLNEDYVDDAASTIGRQRRKINSLEKCVRDCQKREKMLISMMCFLGFINIIVMAEFVPKCIE; encoded by the exons ATGTCTTCGAATCACGATTGTTCGTCTTGCTCATGGGGGAGCTGTCGTGGTGGTTCATCCAGAGGATTGGTTGGAAGGCAAATATGCCATTGTGGGGAGGCTGCTGTGTTGAGAGTGGCAAAAACAGTTAAGAACGAGGGGAAACAATTCTGGGGCTGCCCTAACTACAAG CggacaagaaatgaagaacTTCAAGGATGCAATTTCTTTAAATGGCTTAATGAAGATTATGTAGATGATGCTGCTAGTACTATTGGTAGGCAAAGGAGGAAGATTAATAGCCTGGAGAAATGTGTTAGGGATTGTCAGAAAAGGGAGAAGATGTTAATATCAATGATGTGTTTTCTGGGATTCATTAACATCATTgtt ATGGCTGAGTTTGTTCCAAAATGCATTGAGTAA
- the LOC128194638 gene encoding uncharacterized protein LOC128194638, protein MANSDIEVVFHHGGKFENNGTFGYHYGETTTLKIDPDRWSYFEILSILKEMGYRNVKDLWYSLGCGPVLEDCLEPLLDDKGACHLINIAMLNGEAHLYVIHRVCEPEYLLQLEYISEPQIDRPSGEGQVERESGDFQVDRPSGEGEVERESAEKQVEIEVGEAHVEAVGEAEVETVAPEVEPESEVEPEMIEVEVDVVADVEAMVEVQTEAVIDVQPEVEPESEVAPEMIEVGVDVVADVEDVVELQSEPVEDVGVEAQVEVQDDGVEAQVEVESDSNAEGNMAVGVNGDGQSDVEGQAEVEGEVEGEVEGNGVEADEYDVRSWNGSEEDVLTDHGDEVGFDIFEATNEVEFGGPRRLSDSDWESESLNSVVESDNTDDDKDGYGDFGVFSMPKTMEQYKWEVGTYFSDKKDFTEAIRSYRVENGRKLAIPPSWSGQKIFEVRHISMMSDKYVVDRDKLECSCRKWTLTAIPCCHALSAMTFININGEDYVPHWFTKSTYQETYIPIIYPVNGPQLWEKTSQPDVLPSTKRVLPGRPKKKRRLEAWELKKDDTQLKQNGTRKRCSICRQLGHKRNSCPQAPPANQSQYQSTQQPETQAE, encoded by the exons ATGGCCAACTCAGACATTGAAGTCGTGTTTCACCATGGAGGGAAATTTGAGAATAATGGGACATTTGGATATCACTATGGTGAAACCACAACTTTAAAAATAGACCCTGATCgatggagttattttgaaatattaagcaTTCTAAAGGAGATGGGTTATAGGAATGTAAAGGACTTATGGTATTCATTGGGTTGTGGTCCTGTATTAGAAGATTGTTTGGAACCTTTATTAGATGACAAGGGTGCTTGTCATCTGATCAATATTGCTATGTTGAATGGTGAAGCTCACCTTTATGTTATACATAGGGTGTGTGAACCTGAGTATCTTCTGCAGTTGGAATACATTTCTGAACCCCAAATTGATAGACCTAGTGGTGAAGGACAAGTTGAAAGAGAGAGTGGTGATTTTCAAGTTGATAGACCTAGTGGTGAAGGagaagttgagagagagagtgcTGAAAAGCAAGTTGAGATAGAGGTTGGTGAAGCACATGTTGAGGCAGTGGGTGAAGCAGAGGTTGAGACAGTAGCACCTGAGGTAGAACCTGAATCAGAAGTTGAGCCAGAAATGATAGAAGTTGAGGTTGATGTAGTGGCTGATGTAGAGGCTATGGTAGAAGTTCAGACAGAGGCAGTGATTGATGTACAACCTGAGGTAGAACCTGAATCAGAAGTAGCCCCAGAAATGATTGAAGTTGGGGTTGATGTAGTGGCTGATGTAGAGGATGTCGTAGAATTACAATCAGAGCCAGTGGAGGATGTTGGTGTGGAGGCACAGGTTGAGGTACAGGATGATGGTGTGGAGGCACAGGTTGAGGTAGAGAGTGATTCAAATGCTGAGGGAAACATGGCTGTTGGTGTGAATGGGGACGGGCAGTCTGATGTGGAGGGGCAGGCAGAAGTAGAGGGTGAGGTAGAGGGTGAGGTAGAGGGTAATGGAGTAGAAGCTGATGAGTATGATGTTAGAAGTTGGAATGGGTCCGAAGAGGATGTATTGACTGACCATGGAGATGAAGTGGGATTTGATATATTTGAAGCTACTAATGAAGTTGAATTTGGTGGACCTAGGCGTTTATCTGATAGTGATTGGGAATCCGAGAGTTTGAACAGTGTTGTGGAAAGTGATAACACAGATGATGACAAGGATGGGTATGgggattttggtgttttttcAATGCCCAAAACTATGGAACAATATAAATGGGAAGTGGGCACGTACTTCAGTGACAAAAAAGATTTTACAGAAGCTATAAGATCGTATCGAGTAGAGAATGGTAGAAAATTAGCCATTCCACCAAG TTGGTCAGGACAAAAAATTTTTGAGGTCAGACACATTTCAATGATGAGTGACAAGTATGTGGTTGACAGAGATAAACTGGAATGCAGTTGCAGAAAGTGGACTTTAACAGCCATCCCATGCTGTCATGCACTATCTGCCATGACATTTATCAACATCAATGGAGAAGACTACGTCCCACATTGGTTTACAAAGTCAACCTACCAAGAAACATACATTCCAATCATCTACCCTGTCAATGGTCCTCAGCTATGGGAAAAGACTTCTCAGCCTGATGTTTTGCCTTCAACTAAAAGAGTGTTGCCTGGTAGaccaaaaaagaagagaaggctAGAGGCTTGGGAGCTAAAGAAGGATGACACACAACTCAAGCAAAATGGAACTCGTAAGAGATGTTCCATATGTAGACAGCTTggtcataaaagaaatagttgtcCACAAGCTCCTCCAGCAAACCAAAGTCAATATCAATCAACTCAGCAACCTGAAACACAAGCTGAATAA